CAATGATGCTGCCAGAGGCAACCAGAGAACAACGTCAGCTGTTCTGGCACATTGGTGCTAAAAGAGTGAGCTGGAAAACCTTTAAATTCTCTGTTTTTGAACTGACCGAAGAAGAACGTAAATCGCTAGCGCAGCACTCGAAAGATCTCGCAAGAAGCTCTGAGCAATTAACACACTGTGGCATCTTGCAAGAGATAGGTGCGGATGACAGTGCAGACGACTACCTACTTACAGAAAAACCACGTATTGCCAGCAGTGAGCTGAATAAGTTCCGCCATGCACGCGCCGTTGTGGGTAATATTCAGAGCATCTACTTTGATTCTCAATCTCGCCGCAAAGAGCCACGCTATCAGTTTAAGTCACCACTGCAGATCACAGCAGGCGATGGTGCAGCAGCTAACGGTCATACTCTGGATCTTTCCAAGCGTGGCTTAAGCGTCGCATTAGAGCAGCCACTGATACTGAAGATCGACGATCCTGTTACCATCAACTTCAATGAGCTTCAACTCTATGATAAGAAGCTGCCTCTGAGTGCAGTACCTTACCGAGTAATCCGCGTTAGCCCAAATGGAAAAAATGTTCAGTTGGCGATCGATGAAACGGGCAAAACCATGCGCACTGTGGCTTTCCTTAATGGTCTCATCGAGCATAACCAAAATAAACTGATCAAAAAGCAAGAGATACTGCCCACTCACTCACTGTTGGAGTCTCTCCATAATGTTTTGTTGAGTAAAATAGTCAGTAATCCGATCTTTATCGATAAGCCAAGCTCAAAGCTACGTTGCAAGATTATTGGGGTTAACTTCCCTCTTAATGGCTACTTAAGCTTATTGGCAAAACTTGGACACAACCATAAGTTATCTTTAGAGCCGATTTTTAAAGGACACAGTAATACCCTGCTAGCAGATCCACTGAAAAAAATAAAAGGGGCAGGTCCGAAGCATCATGATGTGTACGTGGCCGCCATTAAGTTTGGTGACAAGGTTCAGTCGGTACACACTAAGCTAAGTCGAGAGTTCAAATCGGTTAAAGAACGGATTATGTTTATCAAAAAGGCTCAGCACATGGGTGAGCTCTACGTTTTACGAGTATCAACAGCACCGATTTTCGATCCACTGACCAGCCTGTTCCAATCTGATTTAGAGGCGATTGCTCGTATAAGCATGTATCAAGCGAAGAAACTCGAAAATGAAGTGACGGCCTTTATTGGCTACGGCGAAATGTGTGATATCACAGATGAAGTATTAGTCAGACTTGAGCTCACCAAGTAATCCATCTCGCTCAGCTAATCACCAACACCATGAAAAAAGCAGGCTTTGAAACCTGCTTTTTCTATCTATAAACAAGGATACTATGGTTTCACTTGCCAGCTGATTTTTTGATGCTTAGCCAATACACCTGAAAGAATACATAGCACGCCACCCAAACCTGAGTAACGAACAGCCGATTGAGCCTGCTGTTCCACTTTCGGTTTCGCATGATAGGCAATACCCAAGCCTGCCGCTTTCATCATCACTAAGTCGTTGGCACCATCCCCAACAGCCACTGTATTGTGCAGCTCAATCTCATGCTCTTCAGCCAATTCAATAAGAATGTCAGCCTTGGTTTGTGCTGATACAACATCGCCCAACACTTGCCCTGTCAACTTACCATCGACGATTTCCAAGGTGTTAGATTGCGCGTAATCGAGATTTAAGGTGTCTTTAAGATAGTCTGAGAAGTAGGTAAAGCCGCCCGATGCAATGGCCGTTTTCCAACCTAGCTTATTCAGTGTGTTCACTAACTCTACCAAATCTGGCATAAATGGTAGTGTACTGCGCACTTGCTCTAAGATAGCTTCATCGGCATCTTTCAGTGCACCGACGCGCTGACGAAGGCTCTGTTCAAAGTCGAGTTCACCCTGCATTGCGCGCTCTGTAATGTCAGATACCAGTTCACCCACACCCGCCAATTTTGCAATCTCGTCGATGCATTCGATTTGAATCGCCGTGGAGTCCATATCCATCACAATCAAACCCGGCTTCGACAAATCTGGAACCTCACTTAAGCAAGCGTAATCCAGTTTTAATCCTTGTAAGATCTCTTCATGCGCTGGGGTAAGCTGCCCAGACATAAGAGCAACTTCGTATTTGCCTACTTTCCAAGTGTCTAGAATGGTGTTGTAGAAGCCTGTAAAAAAATCGATGTCGTCGAAGGCTTGGGGAGAAAGGTACTCACCAAATACGATCCAGTTTGCCTTTGACTTAGCCAGTTGAGAAGCGAATCGCGTCTCTGGAAGTCGAGTGAGCAGCGTAGTATGCCTTTTGATAGGCAAGAGTTTCTGTGCGTCCATGTGTATGATTCCTAATTAACTTAGCTAGACGTTAACCTATTGCAATTTACATGTGCAAGTCTCAATATACCTTAATCATAACATTTGTTTATTTCAGACGAGATGAATCATGAATGAATCGCTGTTCTCATTACGTAATGCACTGCGTATCTTAGCGCTGATTTTATTAGCCGCTATGTTGGTGGTCACCATCAAAAACACCGTGGTGATCAGTAAAGGCAATGAGAAAATTCAAGCCAAGCAGCTCGAGACTCTAACCAAGGTTCTAATCTCACAAGCATCGCTATCTGCAAGCAAAATGATCATCCAGCAAGATCAAGAGCGCCTGTTAGATCTCGCCAATCAGCTATCTCAAGACCGATTGGTTTTTGATACCACAATCTACAACGCTGAAGGCATTCGTTTGGCATCGAGTGAAAAGGCACTGACGGTCCGTGAAGTACTTGGGTTAGACACACCACTTTCCACGGCCAGTATCGGCAAACAGCAGTTAGTTGAACCTATCTACTCACCAGAAAACACCATCATTGGTTTTATCCGAGTAACGTTTGAGACAGGTCGAGTAACGGCTATCTCAGATCACCATTACCGCAAGAGTGACCGCTATATGATTGGAATGGTAGTGATGGGATTTGTCAGTGGCGTGCTGTTTATTCTGTTGATCCTTAGACGTGGTAAATCCAAATCAGGCGAGAACCTGCTTCTTAAGAATGTTAGCTCTTAGTAAGCAAACGCCAATACAACCACACAATAAAAAGCCCCAAAAGTCGAGACTGTGGGGGCTTTTTTTCATTCAGCTCAAAGCATACTGAGGCTTTCGATTACTCGTCGTCACCCAGTAGAACAGAGTCTAGTGCAATCACCATCATGTCGTTGAAAGTCGTTTGACGCTCATCAGATGTGGTTTGCTCACCTGTTTTAATGTGGTCTGAAACAGTACAGATAGTTAGTGCTTTCGCGCCGTATTCAGCACACACACCGTAGATACCAGCCGCTTCCATCTCAACACCAACGATGCCGTACTTGTCCATCACATCGAACATTTCTGGATCTGGTGTGTAGAACAGCTCAGCTGAGAATAGGTTGCCGACTTTTACGTCAACACCGCGCGCTTTTGCCGCGTCTTCAGCTGCACGAACCATTTTGTAGTCAGCAATGGCAGCAAAGTCATGACCTTTAAAGCGAATACGGTTCACTTTTGAATCTGTACAAGCGCCCATGCCGATAACAACGTCGCGCACTTTAATATCTTCGCTAACCGCACCACAGCTGCCAACACGGATGATTTTCTTCACGCCGAAGTCTTTAATAAGCTCTGTCGCGTAGATAGAGCACGATGGAATGCCCATGCCGTGGCCCATAACAGAGATCTTACGACCTTTGTAAGTACCTGTGTAACCAAACATGTTGCGAACATCACACACCTGAACAACATCATCTAGGAATGTTTCTGCGATGTATTTAGCACGTAGCGGGTCACCCGGCATAAGAACAACGTCTGCGAATGCGCCCATTTCAGCATTAATATGTGGAGTTGCCATTGAAAATATCCTTTATCTCAAAACAAAAAAGAAGAGAGAGGCTACCCTCTCTCCTCAGTATACTTAAAAATTACAAAAAGCTTGTGCCATAACCCATTGGCGACGTACCAAAGTATGTAGCTAGCGTTTGGCCGATATCAGCGAACGTATCACGACGACCTAATGAGCCAGCAGGAACATTCTTACCGTAAACGATCACTGGAATGTGCTCACGAGTGTGGTCAGAACCCGGCCATGTTGGATCACAACCGTGGTCAGCGGTTAGGATCAAGATGTCATCTTCTTGCATCATATCCATCACTTCGTGAATACGACCATCGAAGTACTCAAGCGCCGCCGCGTAACCCGCTACGTCACGACGGTGACCGTAAGCAGAGTCAAAATCTACAAAGTTAGTGAACACAATCGTGTTGTCACCCGCTTCTTTGATTGCGTCTTTAGTGGCTTCAAATAGATCAGGGATACCTGTCGCTTTGGTTTTCTTAGTGATACCACAGCCTGCGTAAATATCAGAGATCTTACCGATTGAGTGAACCTCACCGTTTTTCTCTTCAACCAGTTTTTGCAGGATCGTTGCTGATGGCGGCTCAACAGATAGATCGCGACGGTTACCGGTACGCTCAAACTGACCTTTACCCGCACCAACGAAAGGACGCGCGATAACACGGCCGATGTTGTAATCTTCCAGCTCTTCACGCGCGATCTGACAAAGGTCTAGCAGATTTTGCAGACCAAAGGTCTCTTCATGACATGCGATTTGGAATACTGAATCTGCCGATGTGTAGAAGATGGGTAGACCCGTCTTCATGTGCTCTTCACCTAGATCATCCAGTACTTGAGTACCCGATGCGTGACAGTTACCTAGGAAACCAGATAGACCAGCACGCTCTAGAATGCGATCAGTCAGCTCTTTAGGGAAGCTGTTCTCTTTATCAGTGAAGTAGCCCCAATCGAAAAGAACAGGAACGCCCGCAATTTCCCAGTGACCTGAAGGTGTATCTTTACCAGAAGACAGCTCAGCTGCGTGGCCGTAAGCACCGATGATTTCAGCGTCTGCATCCATACCTGGAGCAAAACGACCTGTTGACTCTTTATGAGCCATCGCAAGACCCAGCTTAGATAGGTTTGGCAGAGTCAGTGGGCCTTTACGGTCAGCGTTATCCGCTAAACCTTTGTCACACTGATCAGCGATGTGACCCATAGTGTCTGAACCTACATCACCAAATTTCTCAGCATCAGCCGTTGCGCCAATACCAAATGAGTCTAAGACTAAAATAAATGCTCTTTTCATTGCTATTTCCTTTAGCCCGCTCATTATCGAATAATGTTGGTGTGAGCAGGCTTTGTGTAATTTTTTAATTAAACGTCTTCTGAACGAATTTGACGGTAAACGTCTGGCGTTGCTGTGTATTCACCACCAACAGTAATCGCATTTTGAAGGGCTGTTGCCGCTTCTTGCCATTGCTCTTCATTACGTGCGTGAATGACCGCAAGAGGCTTGTCTTCGCTTGCTACTTCACCTAGACGGATGAAGTTATCGAAGCCGACTGCGTAGTCGATGCTGTCAGTTGCAACGCGGCGACCGCCACCCATGCCAACAACGGCCATACCGATTGCGCGCGTATCCATTGCTGATACAACGCCACTTTCAAGTGCGTATACTGGCTTGATGATTTCCGCTTTCTCTAGGTAGTTGTCGTAGTTTTCTACGAAGTCAGCTGGACCGCCTAGACCTGCAACCATCTTGCCAAAGCACTCTGCCGCTTTACCGTTATCCAGTACCGCCATTAGCTTCTCACGAGCCTCTTCAGAGTCTTTCGCAAGGTTGCCAAGCACGAGCATTTCAGCACATGAAGCGAGCGTGATTTCGAGAAGACGAGGGTTACGGTATTCACCTGTCAGGAATTGAACCGCTTCACGTACCTCAACGGCATTACCTGCAGAAGAAGCCAGAACTTGGTTCATGTCAGTTAGAATCGCTGTTGTCTTAGTACCTGCACCGTTTGCTACCGCAACGATAGATTTCGCCAACTCTTCAGACGCTTCGTAAGTTGGCATGAACGCGCCAGAACCTACTTTTACATCCATGACTAGAGAATCTAGGCCAGCAGCCAGTTTCTTAGAAAGAATTGAAGCGGTGATTAGCGAGATGTTGTCTACAGTCGCTGTGATATCGCGCGTCGCGTATACGCGCTTGTCCGCAGGAGCTAGATCACCTGTTTGACCGATAATTGCAACACCTGCGTCTTTGGTTACTTCACCAAACACTTCATTTGTCGGTGTGATGTTGTAGCCAGGGATAGACTCAAGTTTATCGAGCGTACCACCTGTGTGGCCAAGACCACGACCAGAGATCATAGGAACGAAACCACCACATGCTGCCACCATTGGGCCAAGCATCAGTGAAGTTACGTCACCTACACCACCTGTAGAGTGTTTATCAACGATAGGACCATCAAAGTTCATGTGGCTCCAATCGATAACCATACCTGAATCACGCATTGCACACGTTAGCGCAATGCGTTCTGGCATTGTCATTTCGTTGAAGAAGATCGCCATTGCAAATGCCGCGATTTGGCCTTCAGAAACCGTGTTCTTAGCAACGCCCTGAATGAAGAAGTTGATCTCTTCTGCAGTTAGCACTTCGCCGTCACGTTTTCTGCGAATAATTTCTTGAGGTAGAAAAGTTGGAGTTTTGGTATTCGATACTTCAGACATTAGATTCCTCCCAACACTCATGATGAGTATGGTATGTAAGGTAAAGAGGTAATATGGAGCGGAAAAATCACCGCTCCATCAAACAGACAATTTAAGAATTAGTAAGCTGCTGGATCAGCTGTCTCGTCTGTTACTTCTAATGTGTTTAGTAGGTTAGTCAGTAGACTTGATGCACCAAAACGGTAGTGCATGTTGTCAGCCCAATCTGCGCCTAGGATGTCATCAGCCATTGCTAGGTATTGTGCTGCATCTTCAGCAGTACGAACACCACCTGCTGGTTTGAAACCAACCGTCTTAGCTACGCCCATGTCACGGATCACTTCAAGCATCATGCGCGCGTACTCTGGAGTCGCGTTTACTGGCACTTTACCTGTTGAAGTTTTAATGAAGTCAGCGCCTGCTTTGATACAAATTTCAGATGCTTTCTTGATTAGAGCTTCTTCTTTAAGCTCACCAGTTTCGATGATTACTTTCAGTGTGATGTCGCCACATGCTTCTTTACACTGTTTAACTAGCTCGAAACCAACCTCTTCGTTGCCAGCGATTAGAGCGCGGTATGGGAATACTACGTCTACTTCGTCTGCACCGTAAGCGACTGCTGCTTTAGTTTCAGCCACTGCGATTTCGATGTCATCGTTACCATGAGGGAAGTTAGTTACAGTCGCAATACGTACTTCTGGAGTACCTTGCTCACGCAGTGCCTTCTTAGCAGCTGGGATAAAGCGAGGGTAAATACAGATTGCAGCTGTGTTGCCCACTGCAGTCTTCGCGTCGTGACAAAGCGCTACAACTTTTTCCGTTGTGTCGTCGTCATTTAGCGTAGTTAGGTCCATAAGTTTAAGTGCACGTAGAGCTGCTGCTTTTAAATCGCTCATTTCTATCTCCGATCAATATATTCAAATAGTTAACTACTTTGCCCTCCATCCAGTATAGATGGATATTTTAGTAATGCTCTGTAGTCACCAATGAACGGACTTGGTTCCCTGAAGACTTGTTGGCCTTACGCCGTCAATTGCTATCCTTGTCACCGCACAGTACCAGTTTGGTCTATGGCACAACAAAGTTACCTTGTTGTGTCTAACATCTATAGCGTATCGCTATGTTTGGCTTAATCCCAGAAGAATCGCGATTGCTGTTGAACAAGCGGTCATTTTCTTGCCAAAAAGAGAAATCCTATCTCTATAGCTTATACATTATAGGTATCCTTCGATAATTTGTAGTGCTCCTTAGAACGCAAACGGTTTGTATCTCAAAATAATTCAGTTTCCGAGTTATTGATGACAGCAATCGTTGTGAATAACACATCCTGTGTATCAACACTTCCTGCGTTTGTCGTTCAATAATCCGGTTCCTAAAACAAAAAAGCCCCGCAGCAATCTCTTGCTACGGGGCGATATTAAAGTGGCGTCTATATAATCTAATCTACTTAATTAGAAAGATAAGAAGAAGCCAGCAATTGTCGCTGCCATCAGGTTAGATAGAGTACCAGCAATAACCGCTTTAACACCCATACGAGCGATGTCGTGACGACGGTTTGGAGCTAGACCACCTAGACCACCTAGTAGAATCGCGATAGAAGAAAGGTTTGCGAAACCACATAGTGCGAACGAGATAATTGCTTGAGTCTTAACAGACATTACTTGACCCGTTGCTTCAACGATTTGCGCGTTTTCACCAACGAAAGGTACGAAGTTTAGGTATGCAACGAATTCGTTAACTACGATCTTCTGACCGATGAATGAACCAGCGATATCTGCTTCAGCCCATGGCACACCAATAATGAATGCTAGTGGAGAGAATAGTTTACCAAGAATCCACTCAAGAGTTAGGCCTTCAAAACCAATCCAACCACCGATACCACCTAGGATACCGTTGATTAGAGCGATTAGACCGATGAACGCTAGTAGCATTGCACCAACGTTTAGAGCAAGTTGAAGACCAACAGATGCACCACCAGCGGCTGCGTCGATTACGTTAGCTGGCTTGTCGTCGCCACCGTCCATTTCGTCAGCGATGTCATCAGCAGGTGTATCAGTCTCTGGCTTGATGATCTTAGCGAATAGTAGACCACCTGGTGCTGCCATGAATGATGCAGCAACTAGGTACTCTAGAGGTACACCCATAGAAGCGTAACCTGCTAGTACACCACCAGCAACAGAAGCTAGACCACCACACATTACAGCGAATAGTTCAGACTGAGTCATTTTTGGTACGAAAGGACGTACAACTAGAGGAGCTTCAGTTTGACCAACGAAGATGTTTGCTGCAGCAGACATAGACTCCGCACGAGATGTGCCAAGAGCTTTCTGTAGGCCACCACCAAGAATCTTGATAACCCATTGCATTACACCAATGTAGTAAAGTACAGAGATAAGTGCAGAGAAGAAGATTAGAGTTGGTAGTACTTGGAATGCAAAGATGAAACCGATACCGTCAACTGAGAAGTTAACTAGGCTGCCGAATAGGAAACCAGTACCGTCTTTACCGTAGTCGATCACGTTTGCTACACCTGCAGAGAAACCTGCAAGAAGATCACGACCCCAAGGGATGTAAAGTACGAATGCACCAAGTGCGAATTGGATAGCGAATGCGCCACCCACCGTTCTAAAGTTAATAGCTTTGCGGTTGTCAGACAGTAATACTGCGATTGCAATCAGTACTACCATACCGACTAGGCTCATAAACAGGCTCATAGTTTATGACTTCCTTATTGGTTATTTATTGGCGTGTTACAAAATGGGGCTATAAAGCGGAGGCAATTATACTCATGCGACCACTAATAAAGTAATGCCGTCCTCACACTTTGGTATAAGATTCATGTATCATTCATTTACATCTGTGAGCCAAGTCACGATACAGTTGTAAAACACGCAAACGATAAACAAAAACTTTAGATTTTATTCACATATACCGAATAGCCGATGGCTATTTTGCCAAATTTGAGTTGCAATCGATTGCTTTGGCTCTTT
The Vibrio pelagius genome window above contains:
- a CDS encoding YtjB family periplasmic protein; translation: MNESLFSLRNALRILALILLAAMLVVTIKNTVVISKGNEKIQAKQLETLTKVLISQASLSASKMIIQQDQERLLDLANQLSQDRLVFDTTIYNAEGIRLASSEKALTVREVLGLDTPLSTASIGKQQLVEPIYSPENTIIGFIRVTFETGRVTAISDHHYRKSDRYMIGMVVMGFVSGVLFILLILRRGKSKSGENLLLKNVSS
- a CDS encoding PilZ domain-containing protein: MQQSEILSIAERLIPAYHAEDFDFLLSQMTEGESPSLKLLVKMELNRIMAPCTKSIDLRGRIDNECHQFTLDGRKHWLDDIALNAYQRGTKKFRGYTEGVWEMVMSPRTQPVNNQINTAQQEDNGITSANSPYEAEAINLGYDLKRQENRLKVASQVEITTSKGQVLYGVTVDISPSGGKFKVPSAFKYNLGEVIGVKFTELVEKSKEPEVDKTIEYRILGIDDSFENNAVKFLRTIRVCDSNVVSRLIEESLNSNSKKTQHENQDRIIRTRTRGIEHTYLKHTCNLPLFFSGSELKLALLTDNNLPLWQYWHDERNQQALGTLFNEQRMSQLAKPGVKGTSNVIYSFTHEHQNKTLFYSMMLPEATREQRQLFWHIGAKRVSWKTFKFSVFELTEEERKSLAQHSKDLARSSEQLTHCGILQEIGADDSADDYLLTEKPRIASSELNKFRHARAVVGNIQSIYFDSQSRRKEPRYQFKSPLQITAGDGAAANGHTLDLSKRGLSVALEQPLILKIDDPVTINFNELQLYDKKLPLSAVPYRVIRVSPNGKNVQLAIDETGKTMRTVAFLNGLIEHNQNKLIKKQEILPTHSLLESLHNVLLSKIVSNPIFIDKPSSKLRCKIIGVNFPLNGYLSLLAKLGHNHKLSLEPIFKGHSNTLLADPLKKIKGAGPKHHDVYVAAIKFGDKVQSVHTKLSREFKSVKERIMFIKKAQHMGELYVLRVSTAPIFDPLTSLFQSDLEAIARISMYQAKKLENEVTAFIGYGEMCDITDEVLVRLELTK
- the deoA gene encoding thymidine phosphorylase; translated protein: MSEVSNTKTPTFLPQEIIRRKRDGEVLTAEEINFFIQGVAKNTVSEGQIAAFAMAIFFNEMTMPERIALTCAMRDSGMVIDWSHMNFDGPIVDKHSTGGVGDVTSLMLGPMVAACGGFVPMISGRGLGHTGGTLDKLESIPGYNITPTNEVFGEVTKDAGVAIIGQTGDLAPADKRVYATRDITATVDNISLITASILSKKLAAGLDSLVMDVKVGSGAFMPTYEASEELAKSIVAVANGAGTKTTAILTDMNQVLASSAGNAVEVREAVQFLTGEYRNPRLLEITLASCAEMLVLGNLAKDSEEAREKLMAVLDNGKAAECFGKMVAGLGGPADFVENYDNYLEKAEIIKPVYALESGVVSAMDTRAIGMAVVGMGGGRRVATDSIDYAVGFDNFIRLGEVASEDKPLAVIHARNEEQWQEAATALQNAITVGGEYTATPDVYRQIRSEDV
- a CDS encoding phosphopentomutase; this encodes MKRAFILVLDSFGIGATADAEKFGDVGSDTMGHIADQCDKGLADNADRKGPLTLPNLSKLGLAMAHKESTGRFAPGMDADAEIIGAYGHAAELSSGKDTPSGHWEIAGVPVLFDWGYFTDKENSFPKELTDRILERAGLSGFLGNCHASGTQVLDDLGEEHMKTGLPIFYTSADSVFQIACHEETFGLQNLLDLCQIAREELEDYNIGRVIARPFVGAGKGQFERTGNRRDLSVEPPSATILQKLVEEKNGEVHSIGKISDIYAGCGITKKTKATGIPDLFEATKDAIKEAGDNTIVFTNFVDFDSAYGHRRDVAGYAAALEYFDGRIHEVMDMMQEDDILILTADHGCDPTWPGSDHTREHIPVIVYGKNVPAGSLGRRDTFADIGQTLATYFGTSPMGYGTSFL
- the deoC gene encoding deoxyribose-phosphate aldolase, translating into MSDLKAAALRALKLMDLTTLNDDDTTEKVVALCHDAKTAVGNTAAICIYPRFIPAAKKALREQGTPEVRIATVTNFPHGNDDIEIAVAETKAAVAYGADEVDVVFPYRALIAGNEEVGFELVKQCKEACGDITLKVIIETGELKEEALIKKASEICIKAGADFIKTSTGKVPVNATPEYARMMLEVIRDMGVAKTVGFKPAGGVRTAEDAAQYLAMADDILGADWADNMHYRFGASSLLTNLLNTLEVTDETADPAAY
- a CDS encoding NupC/NupG family nucleoside CNT transporter, which gives rise to MSLFMSLVGMVVLIAIAVLLSDNRKAINFRTVGGAFAIQFALGAFVLYIPWGRDLLAGFSAGVANVIDYGKDGTGFLFGSLVNFSVDGIGFIFAFQVLPTLIFFSALISVLYYIGVMQWVIKILGGGLQKALGTSRAESMSAAANIFVGQTEAPLVVRPFVPKMTQSELFAVMCGGLASVAGGVLAGYASMGVPLEYLVAASFMAAPGGLLFAKIIKPETDTPADDIADEMDGGDDKPANVIDAAAGGASVGLQLALNVGAMLLAFIGLIALINGILGGIGGWIGFEGLTLEWILGKLFSPLAFIIGVPWAEADIAGSFIGQKIVVNEFVAYLNFVPFVGENAQIVEATGQVMSVKTQAIISFALCGFANLSSIAILLGGLGGLAPNRRHDIARMGVKAVIAGTLSNLMAATIAGFFLSF
- the serB gene encoding phosphoserine phosphatase, encoding MDAQKLLPIKRHTTLLTRLPETRFASQLAKSKANWIVFGEYLSPQAFDDIDFFTGFYNTILDTWKVGKYEVALMSGQLTPAHEEILQGLKLDYACLSEVPDLSKPGLIVMDMDSTAIQIECIDEIAKLAGVGELVSDITERAMQGELDFEQSLRQRVGALKDADEAILEQVRSTLPFMPDLVELVNTLNKLGWKTAIASGGFTYFSDYLKDTLNLDYAQSNTLEIVDGKLTGQVLGDVVSAQTKADILIELAEEHEIELHNTVAVGDGANDLVMMKAAGLGIAYHAKPKVEQQAQSAVRYSGLGGVLCILSGVLAKHQKISWQVKP
- the deoD gene encoding purine-nucleoside phosphorylase; the protein is MATPHINAEMGAFADVVLMPGDPLRAKYIAETFLDDVVQVCDVRNMFGYTGTYKGRKISVMGHGMGIPSCSIYATELIKDFGVKKIIRVGSCGAVSEDIKVRDVVIGMGACTDSKVNRIRFKGHDFAAIADYKMVRAAEDAAKARGVDVKVGNLFSAELFYTPDPEMFDVMDKYGIVGVEMEAAGIYGVCAEYGAKALTICTVSDHIKTGEQTTSDERQTTFNDMMVIALDSVLLGDDE